The sequence AACTGATCTGTTGGTTTGCCCTACTTTCTGGCCCAAAATTTGGAAGATTTGACATCATAAAATGTATTTGCATAAAATGTAAATATGTATGATACTCCGGCGAACCTATGTGAGGATTTAAAAGGAGCCTCTTCCTGGTACCCCGGTCGATTCGTGTCAGGGGAAAACTTAACATCTCCCGCAAGTACAAACTGTAATTAGCGATTAAAGGACATGAAAACTCAAAGAACGATTGGATTTGTGAAAAGTGGGCTTAGCACAAAAATGCTTCTTCTGTTCTGTTTAATCACGTATCTGGGGATACATGAATATGACGGAAAATGGAATTTACCTATACTAGCCTGGCAGGTAATAGGTCTCATGGCTGGTTCGCCATTCATTAAGATTCTTTCAGGATTTGTCATTTTATGCTGGCTTTATCTTTGGGTGATGCTCCTGAAGGAGCGTATCGTGTTTAACACTGGACTAGTCGTTGTTTTTGCCTGTTTATATGCGCTTGCCCTATTTTATGCGTATGACCAAATTGAGGTGTATTCAACGTTAGGTCACCTGAATGTAAACTTCCTGTTGTATGCCTTACCGTTTGCTCTTTTCACCGCTAGTACTGCCCTGTTGTTTAGGAGATTAAAGCAATAATTGAAGACTGTGACCTTACACGATCATTAGGGTTGACAGACTCAAACCTTGTAGGTTTTTTTGGTGTAAAGCAGCTCGAACGGTACAATTCAGTGGGCCAATGGAACATTTGAGCGAAATGTTCCATTGGCCCCGTTTTACTGGTAAAAAGCCAGAGGAACCAGGGTAATAAGTTTAGGTAGATTCATTTACTGGGGAATATCTACCTGATCTTTTAAGCATGCCTTAGCCATATTTTCACACATGTGTGGTTAATACGCTCTACTTTCTTGCCCATAATTTTGAGGATTTGATATCAGAAAAAATATATTTACATTTTATGTAAATATATGAAACTCCGGCGAACCTACCCCGTGAAGAGTACCTTGCCAAACGGCAATCCCTCTTCCAACTCGTGCAGAAAGCAAAGCGTGTGCAACTCAATCCCGATGAACGCCTTGAAAGTAAAGGCTCAACAGGTAAGAGAGCCCATATACAAGGTGCATGCCAGCCTCGTATCAGATTACCTGCGCAGCAAGTTAGGCAACCCAAGAATCCCAGTTATCACCCTGTAAGCGAAAGATCTAAAGTCAAATAAACAAACTGGCTAACTTAGTTATCAAATAGAGATATATAAAAACATATTTGGTCTAATCGATATCATATCAACCTGAGGGATTGCCTCGCTGATCTATTCTAAAGCATATTGGTCTGGGTAATATTTGCTATAAACCATGGGTTAGTTTGAAAAGGGCGTTCAGTCGAATCGAAATTTGATTAGTTTCACTGAACTAAAAATGGCATCCATGACCCCCGAAACAGCCTTTACCTACGCTAATCTCCTTGTTTTGCCCCAATGGCTCTTTATGATCGTGGCTCCGCGTTGGCGGGTTACCCAGATGCTGGCTCGGATGCTCCCTATTCCCATGATACTGGGCGGTATGTACATTTATTACCTGCTTATAGCACCAGTCGCTTCGGGTGGGCCCGGAATTGATTTTGGATCGTTCGGTTCATTGGCTGGTGTACAATCACTTTTTAAAGGACAGAAAGAGATTGTGCTCGGCGGGTGGATTCACTACCTGGCGTTTGATCTGGTTGCGGGTAGTTATGTACTCCGCGATGGACAGAGTCAGGGTATTGCGCATGGATGGCTGATTCCCTGTCTGTTACTGTGTTTTATGCTCGGACCAATTGGCCTGCTTTTATATGGCTTACTGCGTATGTTTCTGGGAAATCGGACCGAAACAAAATTTTAATAAGATATTAAACATTTTTGATTGATTATAGTTGCGCTAAACCCTATCTTCACAGTAGGAAAATTATTAGGGTAGAAAACCCTGCTTTTACCGTAACTGGTGACGATGAAGATTGGCCGACTTCTGTTATTTATGGGCTTGTGGATCGGGCTGGGGTGCTCGATTATGCCCGCACAAACGCTTACTCCTAACCAGGCCCGCACGGACCTTACTTATTTAAAGCGTAAACTCGATTTACTGCATCCGGGCATGGGTTATTATACGCCCAAGCCCCGTATGGAACAGTTGTACGATTCGCTCTACAACGGGCTGACGGCACCAATGAATTATCTGACGTTTTTTCATCATGTCAGTCCGTTTGTCACGGCGCTTAAAGACGGCCATACGAATCTGAATCACCGTAAAAACTTTATCGGGAAAACGACTCGATTCATTCCATTTTATATTCGGCCGGTTGGCGAGCAGTATTTTATCAGTCATAATGTGTCGGCAGATACAAGCCTTCACCGGGGTACTGAATTGATTACGATTAACGGACGCACCGTAGCTGATCTGCATCGCGAACTAATGGAAGCTGATCACTCTGGCTCCGATGGCGACAACCTGACGGGGCGGCAGCAATGGAGTTTGGTTCAATTTGCTGACTATTACGCAGCCTGGTATGGCTCGGCAGACTCCATAGTGATTACCTATCGATTGCCTGCCGATACACTCGTCCGGAAAACACGCCTGAACTGCCTGACACTGGCTAGTTTCCGTTCTACGATTCAGCGCCGTTACCACAACGAGATCGATCGGCGGCCGAATCTTTCGGTACGGATCGTGGACTCGGCTACACGTACGGCTGTCTTGCGGGTATCGACATTTATGGGAATCAAAAAAAATGATCCTTTTCAGTGGGCGTTTAATCGGCGACTCAAGCGGGCTTTTCGGGAGTTAAGAAAAGAAAACATCCAGAATCTGGTGGTCGATATGCAGGGAAATGGTGGCGGTATTGTTTTAAACTCCGCCCGGTTGCTTCGTTACTGGATGCCCAAACCATTTACAATCATGGAGCATGAAGAAATGAAGCGGGCTGCCCGTAATGAACTCATTTCCCGCTGGAATCCATTTGCTGCGCTGAACTTTAGCTTACAATACAAAGCCAATGGTTCCGACGGTTTTGCCAGTCGTTCGTCCCGTCGCTATTATCGTCCCCGAAACCGTACGGCTTTTAAGGGTAATCTGTATTTCATGATGAATGGTGCATCATTTTCAGCGACGACGTCAGTATTGGCCAAAACGCTGGACGCCGGTATGGGAACATTCGTCGGTGAGGCCAGTGGCAGTGCATATTGGGGTGATTTTGCCGGTCATTTCAAGACAATTACCTTGCCTTATTCGCGCATGCAAGTGCGAATTCCGCTCAAAAAACTGACCCATGCTGTAGTGGCCGATCGGGCAAACGGCTTCACCGTCGAACCAGATTTTAGAGTTACGCGTTCTTACGACGATGTAATCACCAATCGGGATTATGTGCTGGAGTATACACTCCGGCTAATTCGTGAAGGTGTTGTGGCTCGGCAGCCTATTCAACCAATTAAGGCCAGACCGTTGCAGGCATCACGCTAATGCCTTACTTTTATACGGTATTCGATTGATCGTAAACCGAATACCGCAAACCGTTTCTGTGTGTATTGTATCGTTGACGTCGAAACTACTGGAGGGGTAAAAGGTCCCACCCGACTTACCGAAATTGCTATCTTCCGCCATGATGGGCTGCAAGTTGTAGACTCGTTTCATTCGCTGGTGAACCCTGAATGCCCGATTCCGCCATTCATTCGTCACTTGACCGGTATTTCCGACGAGATGGTTCAGGAAGCGCCCTTATTTGCCGACATCGCTGAGCAAGTACTTACGATTACGCGGGATGCTGTTTTTGTTGCCCATAATGTAGGGTTTGATTTTAACTTCATCAAAAAGGAACTGGAATGGCTCGGCTATGATTATTTTCGGCGGACGCTTTGTACCGTACGGACAAGCCGAAAAGTTTTTCCAGGATTTCCATCGTACAGCCTTGGGAAACTCTGTAACTCACTCAGCATTCCACTCAATAATCGTCACCGAGCGCAGGGAGATGCAGCCGCTACAGTCCGGCTTTTCGAAATGCTACTCCAACATGATGCCCACGGACTGATTCCCCGCAGTGGTGGTGCCTCCTTGGCAATTCATGATTAATACAATACTAGATCAGGTCGTTATAGAATGGGTTAAATCCATTCCGTAACGACCTGATTCGCAACCAGATCTTCTTGCTTACGGTTTTACTAGTTTTATAACCTGCTTTTGGGTTGGTGTATTGGCCTGTAAGAAGTAAATTCCTGATGACTTTCCTAGTTGTAACGTAGCTCGTTCGGTTGGTGCAGCCTGGTCAATCGTCGTATCGAACAGGCTACGTCCCTGGCTGTCGAGTGTTTGTAAGCGAAGCGATTGACCCGATGCACCACGTACATCAACGTCTACCGATTCGCTCAGAACCGGGTTGCCCAGAACTGTGACTGTTAATGCAGACGGTAATTCGGCACCGAGTCGAGGGCTTCCACTCGTGCAGAATGACAGCCAGTTATACGTAAAACTGGCTTCTCCCGCCGTACCTGCCTGTACCGCTTTGAGCGTTATGGTAGGATTATCGGTGAAAAGTGTAACGGTATATGGCCCCAAGCTGGTGGTGGGCGACAACTCATTGGCAATCGAGAAGGAAATAGGCTGACCTGTCTGGCCTGAGTATTGTGGATTTATACGAACCGAGCGTTGTCCGGCAGTTATGGTAGCACAGTTTACCATCGTTACACCCGTTATGGCAAAAGAACCCGGATTGGGTGTAGCCCCCGGATTGACTGTAAGTGTAAAGGAACTACCGGCGGTGAGACTGCCGGGATCGGTGGCCTTTACGCTTACCGTTGCCACACCCGATGTACTGGGGATGCCACTGATGGTGGCTGGTCCTACAAAATTTAGCCCTGCTGGCAGACCACTCACGCTATACGTCAGCGCCGATGGGGTTTCAGCATCATTGAAAGCATTCGCTGGAATGAGAAAGTTAAAGTTTTGACCAACCGTTGCCGATTGAGGAGGAATAGGCGTTCCTGCTACAGGGGGCGTATTCGGCGTTGACCCGCCCGAACAGGCTGCCAACCAATTGTAGGTAAAGCTTGCTTCGCCAACTGAGCCGGTTTGTACCGCTTTAAGCGTAATCGAGGGGTTGTCTGTGTAGAGTGTTAGGGTATAAGGGCCAGCATTGGTCGTGGGTGATAATTCGTTGGCCACCGAAAACGAAATTGGCTGACCGGTTATACCTTCATATTGTGGAGAGAAGATCACCCTGCGCTGTCCGGCAGTTATGGTGGCGCAGTTTACCATCGTTACACCCGTTATGGCAAAGGCATTAGGGTTGGGAGCGGTATAGATAATCTTATAAAGCGCACCCGCAGAGATACTCAGGAAATACAGATTTCCATCGGGACCTGTCAATATACTCAGCGAATTGCCCGGCAGATTGGTAGCAAAAGGAGCACGACTGGCTGGATTGACGGAAAGGTCCAGCACGTTTATCCAGTTGTTGCAAAAATCCTGATAGAAATACTTGCCAATAAAACTGGCCGGATAGTTCGTGCTCGATGGATTGAAAAAGGTTCCACCCGTAATGGCGCATCCTTTGCCGTCGCCGGTACCATGCGGATAGGCGAAAACCGGGTTGGCGTAAAGTGGGTTTGAGCTTGTTCCTTCCACAGTGGGCCAGCCAAAATTGAGCCCACTCGTAGTAGCATCATTGATTTCCTCCCAGTCGTTTTGACCTACGTCATTTACAAAGATTTTACCACTTACCGGATGAATCGCAATCGTGTAGGGGTTCCGCAAACCATAGGCCCATATTCTCCTTTGAGACGCTGAA comes from Spirosoma aureum and encodes:
- a CDS encoding PQQ-dependent sugar dehydrogenase: MTTFYKFLQRTAKCSKLVWLCRQNSQFLLFLALVLGTVNLLQAQTYPANFSQVPVATGINTPTAMAFAPDGRIFITQQGGALRVIKNGSLLAAPFVKLTVDSTGERGLLGLAFDPNFASNHFIYLYYTVPAPQLHNRISRFVANGDVVVPGSETAILDLDPLGNASNHNGGAMTFGKDGKLYIGVGENATPANSQTLDNYLGKVLRINADGSAPADNPFPSGSASQRRIWAYGLRNPYTIAIHPVSGKIFVNDVGQNDWEEINDATTSGLNFGWPTVEGTSSNPLYANPVFAYPHGTGDGKGCAITGGTFFNPSSTNYPASFIGKYFYQDFCNNWINVLDLSVNPASRAPFATNLPGNSLSILTGPDGNLYFLSISAGALYKIIYTAPNPNAFAITGVTMVNCATITAGQRRVIFSPQYEGITGQPISFSVANELSPTTNAGPYTLTLYTDNPSITLKAVQTGSVGEASFTYNWLAACSGGSTPNTPPVAGTPIPPQSATVGQNFNFLIPANAFNDAETPSALTYSVSGLPAGLNFVGPATISGIPSTSGVATVSVKATDPGSLTAGSSFTLTVNPGATPNPGSFAITGVTMVNCATITAGQRSVRINPQYSGQTGQPISFSIANELSPTTSLGPYTVTLFTDNPTITLKAVQAGTAGEASFTYNWLSFCTSGSPRLGAELPSALTVTVLGNPVLSESVDVDVRGASGQSLRLQTLDSQGRSLFDTTIDQAAPTERATLQLGKSSGIYFLQANTPTQKQVIKLVKP
- a CDS encoding S41 family peptidase, giving the protein MKIGRLLLFMGLWIGLGCSIMPAQTLTPNQARTDLTYLKRKLDLLHPGMGYYTPKPRMEQLYDSLYNGLTAPMNYLTFFHHVSPFVTALKDGHTNLNHRKNFIGKTTRFIPFYIRPVGEQYFISHNVSADTSLHRGTELITINGRTVADLHRELMEADHSGSDGDNLTGRQQWSLVQFADYYAAWYGSADSIVITYRLPADTLVRKTRLNCLTLASFRSTIQRRYHNEIDRRPNLSVRIVDSATRTAVLRVSTFMGIKKNDPFQWAFNRRLKRAFRELRKENIQNLVVDMQGNGGGIVLNSARLLRYWMPKPFTIMEHEEMKRAARNELISRWNPFAALNFSLQYKANGSDGFASRSSRRYYRPRNRTAFKGNLYFMMNGASFSATTSVLAKTLDAGMGTFVGEASGSAYWGDFAGHFKTITLPYSRMQVRIPLKKLTHAVVADRANGFTVEPDFRVTRSYDDVITNRDYVLEYTLRLIREGVVARQPIQPIKARPLQASR
- a CDS encoding ABA4-like family protein, which produces MASMTPETAFTYANLLVLPQWLFMIVAPRWRVTQMLARMLPIPMILGGMYIYYLLIAPVASGGPGIDFGSFGSLAGVQSLFKGQKEIVLGGWIHYLAFDLVAGSYVLRDGQSQGIAHGWLIPCLLLCFMLGPIGLLLYGLLRMFLGNRTETKF
- a CDS encoding 3'-5' exonuclease, which gives rise to MYCIVDVETTGGVKGPTRLTEIAIFRHDGLQVVDSFHSLVNPECPIPPFIRHLTGISDEMVQEAPLFADIAEQVLTITRDAVFVAHNVGFDFNFIKKELEWLGYDYFRRTLCTVRTSRKVFPGFPSYSLGKLCNSLSIPLNNRHRAQGDAAATVRLFEMLLQHDAHGLIPRSGGASLAIHD